From a region of the Pyrococcus kukulkanii genome:
- a CDS encoding MBL fold metallo-hydrolase, translated as MEMGKVDKLMIYVLAEDYAGYNSPFWAQHGISFLIEIKSGHMHRRILFDTGSYAEPILFNMKLLSIEPKAVDMIVLSHSHFDHTGGLLGLMKEINKEIPIFAHPEIFKISFALEPEFIYAGIPPLRGGSKEAIEELGGIWILTREPIRLVPGVFTLGEIAEDEKVEFEKSQTLGLYTLKDGKIVPDSINEEIGLAINTEKGLVIIGGCSHPGIVSMVKKAMKISGIKKVYAVVGGFHLINANEERINNTVNALKRLGVRKVYTGHCTGLRAENMFLEKFGNNFEKLHAGKTIIIE; from the coding sequence ATGGAAATGGGGAAGGTCGATAAATTAATGATTTACGTGCTTGCCGAAGATTATGCAGGGTACAATAGCCCATTCTGGGCGCAACATGGAATTTCTTTCCTGATAGAAATCAAAAGTGGGCATATGCATAGGAGGATACTCTTTGATACTGGCTCATATGCGGAGCCTATCCTATTTAATATGAAACTCTTAAGTATTGAACCCAAAGCTGTGGACATGATAGTTCTCTCTCATAGCCATTTTGATCATACAGGTGGTTTACTGGGTCTTATGAAGGAGATAAATAAGGAAATTCCAATATTTGCTCATCCCGAAATATTCAAAATAAGCTTTGCCCTTGAGCCTGAGTTCATTTATGCGGGGATCCCACCGTTACGTGGCGGTTCCAAAGAGGCCATAGAGGAGTTAGGGGGAATATGGATACTGACAAGAGAACCTATTAGGCTAGTGCCAGGGGTATTCACCTTAGGGGAAATTGCAGAAGATGAAAAAGTTGAATTCGAAAAGAGTCAGACATTAGGTCTTTACACACTCAAGGATGGTAAGATAGTGCCCGATTCTATAAATGAGGAGATAGGACTGGCAATAAACACGGAAAAGGGATTGGTAATTATTGGGGGATGTTCTCATCCTGGGATAGTTAGCATGGTGAAGAAAGCTATGAAGATAAGTGGAATTAAAAAGGTTTATGCAGTAGTAGGGGGATTTCATTTGATAAATGCCAATGAAGAAAGAATAAATAACACGGTGAATGCTTTAAAGAGATTAGGAGTCAGAAAAGTCTACACTGGACATTGCACAGGTCTTAGAGCAGAAAACATGTTCTTAGAGAAATTCGGAAATAATTTCGAGAAGTTACATGCAGGTAAAACAATTATTATTGAGTAA
- a CDS encoding TOBE domain-containing protein: protein VYEKPKNTFVAGFIGTPPMNFTEGTFDGRVFEAGEFKIELPKEYHEILKDFAGKSLIFGFRPEDVIIGEGDLSGIVEIIENLGSERVVHIRIGNITIRAKTNKNIKEGERIKFKINIQKAHIFNKQTTEAII from the coding sequence AAGTCTACGAAAAACCAAAAAACACATTCGTAGCCGGATTCATAGGAACACCACCAATGAACTTCACAGAAGGAACTTTCGACGGAAGAGTTTTTGAAGCTGGTGAGTTTAAGATTGAATTACCTAAAGAATATCATGAAATCCTAAAGGATTTTGCCGGAAAGAGCCTTATTTTTGGTTTTAGACCTGAAGATGTTATTATAGGAGAGGGGGATTTAAGTGGCATTGTTGAAATTATTGAAAATCTTGGAAGTGAACGGGTAGTTCACATTAGGATTGGAAACATTACAATAAGGGCAAAAACTAATAAAAACATAAAAGAAGGCGAAAGGATAAAGTTTAAAATTAACATACAAAAAGCCCATATTTTTAATAAGCAAACAACAGAAGCGATAATTTAA